The following are from one region of the Mesorhizobium sp. B4-1-4 genome:
- a CDS encoding S8/S53 family peptidase: MRLTWLVTFLATTLFAATIAHADEDPDGPQVTQHTFIAPLADKNRFGSVIASLKKINPSGDALQAVDMPDLGFSLVTGSFTDEEANKLLSEGYQEPDSFEVSLFADGGCEGRSPLADVTGDKLVPPSVCRVVGSPSPVTNGSAVWIIDSGVDEDIVTKGLLNISERINCTVTPCSTTMGVADTQGHGTMVAGIVGGKRVSGTTSGKYLGIVGISPGVPLKIVKAFKDNKSKIVGSPLVALQYVSDNASAGQILNISWGAQFLETARKDGQLEQLGLMDKLLFAIANKQVRIVIAAGNAPEDDEASWVQSFFPANASEYFSPNPTQGFIQSVSASKSTYIPTGTIVIGACSTVSNDWCDLLWNGGSFGAAMSEPGVDVPVLWRSTKKHELRQNICSGTSLAAPVLAGLLARNPANLLEVPIKKYVIPNADQVGYSTPGKSDVTDPDYPKCN, from the coding sequence ATGAGGCTCACCTGGCTTGTGACTTTTCTTGCCACCACCCTTTTCGCGGCCACGATCGCGCACGCGGACGAAGACCCGGACGGGCCACAAGTAACGCAACACACATTCATTGCGCCACTTGCGGACAAGAACAGATTTGGATCGGTTATCGCCAGTCTGAAAAAGATCAATCCGTCGGGGGACGCCCTGCAGGCTGTCGACATGCCGGACCTGGGATTTAGCCTGGTCACGGGAAGCTTTACTGACGAGGAAGCGAACAAGCTCCTGTCGGAAGGGTATCAGGAACCGGACTCATTTGAGGTAAGTCTGTTCGCGGATGGCGGTTGCGAAGGACGCAGTCCGCTAGCGGATGTGACGGGGGACAAGCTCGTGCCGCCGAGCGTTTGCAGAGTCGTCGGGTCGCCCAGTCCTGTGACCAACGGGTCCGCGGTCTGGATCATCGATAGCGGCGTCGACGAAGACATCGTCACAAAAGGGCTTCTTAACATTTCGGAACGGATCAACTGCACGGTCACTCCATGCAGCACGACCATGGGTGTGGCAGACACTCAAGGTCACGGCACGATGGTCGCAGGCATCGTTGGCGGAAAGCGTGTGTCAGGTACAACAAGTGGAAAATACCTTGGCATCGTTGGGATCAGCCCCGGGGTGCCGCTCAAGATTGTCAAGGCATTTAAGGATAACAAGTCGAAGATCGTCGGATCGCCGCTTGTCGCCCTGCAATATGTCAGTGACAATGCGTCCGCCGGCCAAATCCTGAACATCAGCTGGGGCGCGCAGTTCTTGGAGACCGCGAGGAAGGATGGCCAATTAGAACAGCTTGGTCTGATGGACAAGCTGCTGTTTGCGATCGCAAACAAGCAGGTCCGCATTGTGATCGCGGCGGGCAATGCGCCGGAAGACGACGAGGCGTCGTGGGTACAGTCCTTTTTCCCGGCGAATGCGTCGGAATATTTTTCTCCAAACCCGACGCAAGGCTTCATCCAAAGTGTCTCGGCATCCAAAAGCACTTATATCCCGACCGGTACCATCGTCATTGGTGCGTGCAGCACCGTTTCAAACGATTGGTGTGATCTGCTTTGGAATGGCGGCTCTTTTGGCGCGGCCATGTCCGAGCCCGGCGTTGACGTCCCGGTGCTTTGGCGGAGCACAAAAAAACACGAGCTAAGACAGAATATCTGTTCGGGGACATCCCTTGCCGCTCCAGTTCTGGCAGGACTGCTGGCTCGGAACCCTGCGAATTTGCTGGAGGTCCCGATCAAAAAGTATGTGATCCCAAATGCCGATCAGGTCGGATATTCGACGCCCGGAAAGTCGGACGTCACCGATCCGGATTATCCGAAATGCAATTGA
- a CDS encoding DUF1501 domain-containing protein yields the protein MQLTRRTALQGLGLASLFGTSAGFASAVLAGDSHPRLLVVHLRGGLDALAALPPYGDPDFRRVRGTARELDTSDDAFGVKLDPLFALHPALEPLARFYSAGELLILPATGIPGIGKSHDAAQRVLFDGDVDGGDFGWPGRAASVLSQGRQPLWRAAPADLSNDVLFDLVLANPGLDIARLWLGAASGSAGDAVQTLLARRQALSAASFAAAATSAAQALSRPDGPRVALLRLDGIDTHVAQGERLSATLETLVRGVVAFSEAAAAIWRQTVVLGVAEFGRSIHFNEQGGTDHGSASVAFLMGGAIAGGRIAGRWPGLAPDQLDEGTDLAVTTNIRSIVNAVLKDHLGLSRQAMAMVAPNASGLQATKGLFQI from the coding sequence ATGCAATTGACGCGCCGCACGGCCCTCCAGGGTTTGGGTCTTGCCTCGCTGTTTGGCACGAGCGCAGGGTTTGCCTCGGCGGTTCTTGCTGGCGACAGCCACCCACGGCTGCTGGTCGTTCATCTTCGGGGCGGACTTGATGCGCTGGCCGCGCTGCCGCCCTATGGTGATCCGGATTTCCGGCGGGTGCGAGGCACGGCGAGAGAACTTGACACGTCCGACGACGCGTTCGGGGTGAAGCTTGATCCGCTGTTTGCGCTTCATCCGGCGCTGGAACCTCTTGCTCGGTTCTATTCGGCCGGCGAATTGCTGATCCTGCCCGCGACGGGCATCCCGGGTATCGGGAAATCGCATGACGCCGCGCAGAGGGTCCTGTTCGACGGCGATGTCGACGGCGGCGATTTTGGCTGGCCAGGAAGAGCCGCTTCGGTGCTGTCGCAGGGAAGGCAACCACTTTGGCGCGCAGCGCCGGCCGACCTCTCGAATGATGTGCTTTTCGATCTTGTGTTGGCCAATCCGGGACTTGACATCGCCCGCCTGTGGCTCGGTGCGGCGTCCGGTTCAGCCGGAGACGCGGTGCAGACGTTGCTTGCGCGGCGACAGGCGCTGAGTGCTGCCAGCTTTGCCGCAGCGGCGACCTCCGCTGCGCAGGCGCTGTCCAGGCCGGACGGTCCGCGCGTGGCCCTGCTGCGGTTGGACGGCATCGATACCCACGTTGCTCAGGGAGAGCGTCTTTCGGCGACCCTTGAGACATTGGTGCGTGGTGTCGTCGCGTTCTCGGAAGCAGCAGCCGCGATCTGGCGTCAAACCGTTGTGCTCGGCGTTGCGGAATTCGGGCGCTCTATCCACTTCAACGAACAAGGCGGCACGGACCATGGCAGTGCCAGCGTAGCGTTCTTGATGGGTGGTGCGATAGCCGGGGGGCGGATCGCGGGTCGCTGGCCCGGATTGGCGCCAGATCAGCTCGACGAGGGGACCGATTTAGCGGTCACCACCAATATACGCTCGATCGTCAACGCGGTGTTGAAAGACCATCTTGGACTCTCAAGGCAGGCAATGGCGATGGTCGCTCCAAACGCGTCGGGCCTTCAAGCAACCAAGGGGTTGTTTCAGATCTGA